The following proteins are encoded in a genomic region of Paenibacillus sp. FSL H3-0469:
- a CDS encoding alpha/beta hydrolase, translating to MSDHKRVILEPAAQKFADDNAKPPFLPDLGPEKGRETVNTVQAGDIEKPEADLQDLTVAGGPGGEVKVRIVRPVGTSGTSLPVILYIHGAGWVFGNSHTHDRLIRELTVGTGAAVVFPEYSLSPEAKYPTAIEEIYAVLEWIASEGSTYGLDASRLSVAGDSVGGNMTAAITLMAKERSGPAISKQLLFYPVTDASFDTESYHQFAEGYFLQREGMKWFWDQYTTDPEERAQITASPLRASLDQLSGLPEALIITGEADVLRDEGEAYANKLREAGVPVTAVRFQGIIHDFVMLNALADTKANQGALLLATAWLKH from the coding sequence ATGTCTGATCATAAAAGAGTGATTCTTGAACCTGCAGCTCAGAAATTCGCCGATGATAATGCCAAGCCTCCCTTCCTGCCCGATCTGGGTCCGGAAAAAGGCCGCGAAACGGTCAACACCGTCCAGGCTGGCGATATCGAAAAACCCGAGGCAGATCTTCAGGATCTGACCGTAGCCGGCGGCCCCGGCGGTGAAGTGAAGGTCCGCATTGTCCGTCCGGTAGGCACCTCCGGCACTTCCTTGCCGGTCATTCTCTACATTCATGGAGCAGGCTGGGTTTTCGGCAACAGTCACACGCATGACCGGCTCATCCGCGAGCTGACTGTGGGTACAGGCGCTGCCGTGGTATTTCCAGAATACAGCCTGTCCCCGGAAGCCAAATATCCTACGGCCATTGAAGAAATCTATGCGGTACTGGAATGGATCGCCAGTGAGGGCTCCACGTATGGACTCGACGCCTCCAGGCTGAGTGTCGCTGGGGACAGTGTCGGCGGTAACATGACTGCTGCCATCACCCTAATGGCCAAAGAACGCAGTGGTCCGGCCATCTCCAAGCAATTGCTTTTCTATCCGGTTACAGATGCTTCCTTCGATACCGAATCGTATCATCAGTTCGCAGAAGGATATTTCCTCCAGCGCGAAGGCATGAAATGGTTCTGGGATCAATATACCACCGATCCTGAGGAGCGGGCACAGATTACGGCCTCTCCGCTGCGCGCCAGTCTGGACCAGCTTAGCGGTCTGCCGGAAGCCCTGATTATCACCGGTGAAGCCGATGTGCTTCGTGATGAAGGAGAGGCCTATGCGAATAAGCTTCGCGAAGCAGGCGTTCCCGTTACGGCTGTGCGCTTCCAGGGCATTATCCACGATTTCGTGATGCTCAACGCGCTGGCAGACACTAAGGCTAACCAAGGAGCTTTGCTGCTGGCAACGGCTTGGTTGAAGCACTAA